A portion of the Falsibacillus albus genome contains these proteins:
- a CDS encoding TIGR00266 family protein, with protein sequence MNNHEIDFKIHGDDMQFVEVELDPQETVVAEAGSLMMMEDNIQMETIFGDGSNAGGGFVGKLFSAGKRVLTGESLFMTTFTNQGYDKKRVSFASPYPGKIIPLDLSQFEGKIICQKDAFLAAAKGVTVGVEFQRKLGTGFFGGEGFIMQKLEGDGMAFVHAGGTLHRKDLSSGETLRVDTGCLVAMTSRVNYNIEFVKGVKTALFGGEGLFFATLRGPGTVWVQSLPFSRLASRVFSAMPSHGGSKDEGSLARGVFDLLNGD encoded by the coding sequence TTAAGATTCATGGTGACGACATGCAATTCGTTGAAGTCGAGTTGGACCCACAGGAAACCGTCGTTGCCGAAGCAGGAAGCCTGATGATGATGGAAGACAATATCCAGATGGAGACGATCTTCGGTGACGGGTCAAATGCAGGCGGCGGCTTTGTAGGGAAGTTGTTCAGCGCAGGAAAAAGGGTGCTGACGGGTGAAAGCCTATTTATGACCACCTTTACGAATCAAGGTTATGATAAGAAGCGCGTATCTTTCGCCTCACCTTATCCCGGGAAAATCATACCATTAGATTTAAGCCAATTTGAAGGGAAAATCATTTGTCAAAAAGACGCATTCCTTGCTGCTGCAAAAGGGGTTACTGTCGGGGTTGAATTTCAGCGGAAGCTTGGTACAGGCTTCTTTGGAGGAGAAGGCTTCATCATGCAAAAGCTTGAAGGAGATGGAATGGCATTTGTCCATGCAGGAGGCACGTTACATAGAAAGGACCTGTCTTCTGGAGAAACGCTGCGTGTCGATACAGGCTGCTTGGTTGCCATGACTAGCCGTGTAAACTATAACATAGAATTTGTAAAAGGTGTCAAGACTGCTCTATTCGGAGGCGAAGGTCTGTTTTTCGCGACTCTTCGCGGACCTGGAACCGTTTGGGTGCAGTCCCTTCCATTCAGCCGTCTTGCCAGCAGGGTATTTTCTGCGATGCCATCCCATGGCGGCTCCAAAGACGAAGGAAGCCTTGCAAGAGGTGTTTTCGACCTTTTAAACGGAGATTGA